The sequence AACATACGTTCGTATGCACTGATGAAACCATGTTTCTGGATCCGGTTTCAAGCGGAATTGCGGTCACCGGAAATGCGTTTCAAAGCGCCGCCTTTCCCCGGACTCAATGATGCCGTATAGGGCTTTGGGGACTACATGCAAAAAGGGACATGAGGCATGGCGAAGATCGATCTGGAAAAGCTCTCGCTGGAGGAGCTGAAGCAGCTGGAAAAGGACGTGCAGGCCGCGATTGTGAGCTTCGAGAAACGAAAGCGGGAAGACGCCTTGGCCGCTATCGCAGCGGCGGCAAAAGAGCATGGCTTCAATCTCTCGGACCTGGTCAGCGAGGAGAAGCCCGCAAAGGGCCGCAAGCAGCCGCTGCCTCCGAAATACCAACATCCTGAAAACCCCTCCAAGACCTGGA is a genomic window of Pontivivens ytuae containing:
- a CDS encoding H-NS family nucleoid-associated regulatory protein, coding for MAKIDLEKLSLEELKQLEKDVQAAIVSFEKRKREDALAAIAAAAKEHGFNLSDLVSEEKPAKGRKQPLPPKYQHPENPSKTWSGRGRQPDWIKDGLASGKALDDFLIA